The following are encoded in a window of Megalobrama amblycephala isolate DHTTF-2021 linkage group LG19, ASM1881202v1, whole genome shotgun sequence genomic DNA:
- the LOC125253886 gene encoding dynein axonemal assembly factor 11: MSESSSGVNTSSESFPKSHSHYSELSDAHTPFSVELTPDSGIVATPLPSSRFRFASWHWLEEHDVRGDQLACPRVREGPAEDELSVNSEDVVLRGGRRKRREDEGQKWEERLQENWENCVVLNLSYQDLGDPYQLENFIRILRRLIRVERLQLVDNALRDLSSVRLPRCKILNLHRNNLTSIRQLPKVPEIQHLCLSENSISSLGELSLLRSAPLRSLTLKCNPCQFLEDYRSRVFFCLPKLQVLDGIPKLPEDSVPPSSPAASRLCTIL; encoded by the exons ATGTCCGAAAG TTCCTCTGGAGTGAACACCAGCAGTGAAAGCTTTCCGAAGTCTCACTCGCACTACTCTGAGTTAAGTGACGCACACACTCCTTTCTCTGTGGAACTGACTCCAGACTCTGGCATTGTTGCCACACCA TTGCCATCCAGCCGGTTCAGGTTTGCCTCGTGGCACTGGCTAGAGGAGCATGATGTCCGCGGAGACCAGCTCGCCTGTCCCAGGGTCAGAGAGG GACCTGCTGAAGACGAGCTGTCTGTTAACAGTGAAGATGTAGTTCTCAGAGGAggaaggaggaagaggagggagGATGAAGGACAGAAATGGGAGGAGAGACTCCAGGAGAACTGGGAGAACTGTGTG GTGCTGAACTTGTCTTATCAGGACCTGGGAGATCCATACCAGCTGGAGAACTTCATCCGCATCCTGAGGAGACTGATCCGGGTGGAACGTCTGCAACTGGTGGATAATGCACTGAGGGATCTCAGTTCTGTCAGACTGCCAAG ATGTAAAATCCTGAATCTTCACCGGAACAACTTGACGTCCATTCGTCAGCTGCCAAAGGTTCCTGAGATCCAGCACTTGTGCCTGTCTGAAAACAGTATTTCCTCTCTGGGCGAGTTGTCCCTGCTGAGGAGCGCTCCGCTTCGATCTCTGACCCTCAAATGCAACCCCTGCCAGTTTCTGGAGGACTACCGCTCACG TGTGTTCTTCTGTTTGCCAAAACTTCAAGTTCTGGATGGCATTCCAAAGCTACCGGAAGATTCCGTGCCTCCCTCCTCACCAGCAGCATCCAGATTGTGTACCATTCTCTGA